Proteins encoded within one genomic window of Deltaproteobacteria bacterium:
- a CDS encoding DUF2332 domain-containing protein, protein MESVSGQFRAFAKECRDSSPLYERLAKNIRDDPEILALAAHARRGERVPNLWFAAVQFLLLNGTPHPLAGFYEAGPTAAGNPYPPFRDFCLEHAERIIELIANHTVQTNEVNRCALLLPAFVLVSREAKGQPLYLLEIGAAAGLILLWDRYGYDYGNGLLSGDPASPVQIRCEIRGTSAPDVPATLPAVECRIGVDLNPIDVDDREQTLWLRSLVWPEEGERARLLENAITVARRDKPDMVAGDGIVLLPELLASVPEEAALCIIRVFTNLPPAARDQFTASIAQHGERRDLSVVSTRRGAREGESLLALVSYRNGLRSEAVLANCENHGKWLEWLN, encoded by the coding sequence TTGGAATCCGTCTCCGGCCAATTCCGGGCATTCGCGAAAGAATGCCGCGACTCGTCCCCTCTGTACGAGCGGCTCGCCAAGAACATTAGGGACGATCCGGAAATTCTGGCGTTGGCCGCACATGCTCGACGGGGCGAGAGGGTGCCGAACCTGTGGTTCGCGGCTGTACAATTCCTTCTGCTGAACGGTACGCCGCACCCACTGGCCGGGTTCTACGAGGCCGGCCCCACTGCCGCGGGCAACCCCTACCCTCCGTTTCGCGATTTCTGTCTCGAACACGCCGAGAGGATCATCGAACTTATCGCGAACCACACGGTCCAGACCAACGAGGTAAATCGGTGTGCGCTGCTACTCCCCGCCTTCGTCCTCGTGTCCCGTGAGGCGAAGGGCCAGCCGCTGTACCTGCTGGAGATAGGCGCGGCTGCCGGTTTGATACTTCTTTGGGACCGCTACGGCTACGACTACGGAAACGGGCTTCTGTCCGGAGACCCGGCGTCGCCGGTGCAGATCAGATGCGAGATCCGGGGAACATCTGCTCCCGACGTTCCGGCAACGCTCCCAGCGGTGGAGTGTCGCATCGGGGTGGACCTGAACCCCATTGATGTCGACGACCGGGAGCAGACGCTGTGGCTTCGTTCGCTGGTCTGGCCGGAGGAGGGAGAGCGGGCACGGCTACTGGAGAACGCCATCACGGTGGCGCGACGAGACAAGCCCGACATGGTGGCAGGCGACGGCATTGTGCTGCTTCCGGAGTTGCTTGCGAGTGTGCCCGAGGAAGCAGCCCTGTGCATTATCCGCGTGTTCACCAACCTCCCGCCCGCGGCTCGTGACCAGTTTACCGCTTCGATTGCACAACACGGGGAGCGGCGGGACTTGTCGGTCGTCTCAACCAGAAGAGGTGCCCGCGAGGGAGAGTCCTTGTTAGCGCTGGTTTCCTACCGGAACGGGCTCAGGAGCGAAGCGGTGCTCGCGAACTGCGAGAACCACGGCAAGTGGCTGGAGTGGCTGAACTAG